In the Caballeronia sp. M1242 genome, GCGCAGGCGCACCATCAGCGAAACGAGATCGCGATCTTCCAGAATGGTACGCGCGACCAGTTGCGTCGCGGCATCGGCCGGATGGTAGATGTCGGCGTCGGTGAGCAGCAGGAATTCGGCGGGAAGACCAAGCGTGTCGATTGCATTGATGCCCTGCGACTGCGCCCAGACCTTGCCCGACCATCCCGGCGGCAACGGCTTGCCCGTCAGCACGGTCAGGCGGTCTTCGAGGCCGAGATCGCGGGCCGCAGCGAGCGCGACGGCGGCCGTGCCATCGGCGCTGTGATCGTCGACGACCACGACGTGGAACGCGCCCGCATAGTCCTGCTTCAGCAACGAGCCGACCGCGCGGCCGATCACGTCGGCTTCATTGCGGGCGGGCACGACCGCGACGAGCGCGGGCCACGCGCCGCGTCGCGCGATCTCCGCTCGGCCGACGGCGTGCACCGCGGCATCCGAAAGCGCGGGCGCGGGCTGCGCGCGCCAGAAGCCACCTCGCGCAACGAGCAGCACGATCCAGATCAGGAATGACAGCCAGGCGATGAGTAACATGAGTTTGACGATTAGCTTGAACCCGCGTGGCGGGCAGCGCACCCATGCGCGCGCGAGCACCGACCGCGCTTGACGGCGAAGCACGCGTTGCGCGGAGGACACACGAATCAGGATGGCGGCGGCCTGCCGAAACCAGCCGCCGCGGATGTACACGGCGCGGGAAACGCGATGCGGCACGCCTTCACGCCGTCCCGGGCGACCGACAGTTTAATGGCTTTGGCGCGCGGGCGTATCGACGTCGCGCCGCACGCGTTCGCCCGCGCCGCGCGGCGAGCGCTCAAAAAGGGAACGCGTTAGAATACGCGGTCAATCTCGGCGCGCAGACAAACTTACCGGGTCCTTCTGCCGGTGTGCTTTCAGGACGTTGCAGGCATTGCGAATGCAACGTCAGTCAATCGAAGCGTGAGTTGCGCGTCTATTACCCGAAACCCGCGCTAGTCGGAGTTCGCTCGAACATGCGTATCATCCTTGCTCAACCCCGCGGTTTTTGTGCGGGCGTGGTCCGTGCGATCGAAATCGTCGATCGCGCGCTCGAACGGCATGGCGCCCCGGTCTACGTTCGCCATGAGATCGTTCATAACCGGCACGTTGTCGACAACCTGCGTGGCAAGGGCGCGCGTTTCGTGGAAGAGCTCGACGAAGTGCCGCAAGGCGCGGTCGCCATTTTCAGCGCGCACGGCGTGGCGCACAGCGTCGAGCGCGACGCCGAGGCGCGCGGTCTCGATGTGCTCGACGCCACCTGCCCGCTCGTGACCAAGGTTCACGTGCAGGGCCGGCAGTATGTATCGCAAGGGCGCACGCTGATTCTGATCGGCCACGCCGGGCATCCGGAAGTGGAAGGCACCATCGGCCAGATTCCCGGCAAGGTGGTGCTCGTGCAGAGCGAAGCCGAAGTCGACACCATGTCGCTGCCGCCCGACACGCCCGTCGCTTACGTCACGCAGACGACGCTTTCGGTGGACGACACGCGCGGCATCATCGACGCATTGCAGCGCCGCTTCAGCGATATCGTCGGGCCGGACACGCGCGACATCTGCTATGCGACGCAGAACCGGCAGGCCGCGGTGCGCGAGTTGTCGACGCAAGTCGATGTCCTGCTCGTGGTCGGCGCGACCAACAGTTCCAATTCGAACCGTCTGCGGGAGATCGGCACCGAGAGCGGCGTGCCGAGCTATCTCGTCGCGGACGGTTCCGAAATCAAGCCCGAATGGTTTGCGCATGCGCAGACGGTCGGCATCACGGCGGGCGCTTCGGCGCCCGAAGAAATGGTCGAACATGTGATCGATGCCCTGCGCGCCTTCGGACACGTCGAAGTCACGACGATGAACGGCCGCGAGGAAAAGGTCGAATTCAAACTCCCCGCGAAGTTGCTGCAACCGCTCGCCGCGCTGTCGGCCACGGCAACGGCAACGGCCATTCGCGAAGAATAAGGAGAGGACGCAAATTGTCTATTCCGATGCTCCAGAAGGTCCGCGTTGGCGCGTACATCGCCCGCCAGCATTTTTCGCGCAACAAGCGTTATCCGCTCGCGCTCATGCTGGAACCGCTGTTCCGCTGCAATCTGGCGTGTAACGGCTGCGGCAAGATCGACTATCCGGACCCGATCCTGAACCAGCGCCTGTCGCTGGAAGAATGCCTCGGCGCCGTCGACGAGTGCGGCGCGCCGGTCGTCTCCATTGCGGGCGGCGAGCCGCTGCTGCATAAGGAAATGCCGCAGATCGTGAAGGGCATCATCGCGCGCAAGAAGTTCGTGTATCTGTGCACGAACGCGCTCCTGATGGAAAAGAAGATGGATGATTACCAGCCGAGCCCGTACTTCGTCTGGTCCGTTCACCTCGACGGCGATCAGGCCATGCACGACCATTCGGTTTCGCAGGACGGCGTGTACGAGAAGGCCACCAAAGCGATCCGCGAAGCGAAGCGCCGCGGCTTCCGCGTGAACATCAACTGCACGCTGTTCAACGATGCCGATCCGGAACGCGTCGCGAAGTTCTTCGACACGCTCGGCCCGATGGGCGTGGACGGCATCACGGTGTCGCCCGGCTACGCTTACGAGCGCGCGCCGGACCAGCAGCACTTCCTGAATCGCGACAAGACCAAGACGCTCTTCCGCGAGATCTTCAAGCGCGGCAACAACGGCAAGAACTGGTCGTTCAGCCAGTCGGCCATGTTCCTCGACTTCCTCGCCGGCAACCAGACGTATCAATGCACGCCGTGGGGCAACCCGGCGCGCACGGTGTTCGGCTGGCAGCGTCCGTGCTACCTGCTCGGCGAAGGCTACGCGAAGACCTTCAAGGAACTGATGGAAACCACGGAGTGGGAAAAGTACGGCACGGGCAACTACGAAAAGTGCGCGGACTGCATGGTCCACAGCGGCTTCGAAGCGACCGCCGTGATGGACACGGTCGCGCATCCGCTGAAGGCGCTGGGCGTGTCGATGCGCGGGCCGCGCACGGAAGGCGCTTACGCGAAGGAACTGCCGATCGACAAGCAGCGTCCGGCCGAATACGTGTTCTCGAAGCACGTCGAGATCAAGCTCGAAGAGATCGGGCGCGCGCAAAAGAACAAGTCGTCGAAGACGGCTGCGGCGGCGCACTGAGTTTTAGTCGAAGGTTGAGATGTGCGAAGGGCGGATGGCTTGCGGGCCATTCGCCTTTTTTGTTTGCGGCTACCAGATCGTCTTGACGTGCTCATACTCGCGAATCAACCGATCCCGCGTCACGATAGGCGCCGCGAGCGCACGCGCCGTCGCGACGATCAGGCGATCCGCCGGGTCGTTGTGAAACTCGCCCGGCAAGTCGATCGACTTGATGGCGATGCTGCTATCTACGGGCATGAACCGCACGGCGTCGATACGACTGACCTTGTCGATCCAGTCGCCGACGTCCATCGACAGTCCTATCTTGCCGCGCCGCACGAGCAGCGCGATCTCCCACGCCGAGATGGTCGAGACGACGATCTCGCCGCGTTCGCCTGATTCCTTCTCGATTGCCGCGCGCGCCTGCTTGCTGAGCGCGCCTCCGCTGACCCACCACAGCAGCGTATGCGTGTCCAGCACGATCACCGATACGCCTCCCAATCGTCCTCGCCGATGGGCTCGAACGCGTCTTCACAAAACAGCACGCTGCCCCGCAATTCCTGCAGCGGCGTGAGCGCCGAGTTGTCATACCGCCGTACCTCGAGCACGGGCTTTCCATGGTTCGTCACGATCATGCTTTCTCCTGTTGATTCGACGAGCCGGAAGTATTCGAGCGCCTTCGCCTTGAACTCCGATTTGGAAACTCGCTTGTGAGACATGATATCGACCCTGGTCACGTGACGGTAGTCATTTTAGCCTCGTCCGAATGGATTAGGCAAAACGGACATTTTTCGAAGTCCAAATAAAAACGCGACGGCTCTCGCCGTCGCGTCATCTTCAGTGCTTGCGAAGATCAATCACGCATCAACAACACTTCCCCGCTCCCGATCCATATCTCGCCTCCTGCCGCTCGCGAAAGAACTCCGCGTACGTCATCACGGGCTTGTCGGGATGCGTCGTCTGCATATGCGTGACGTACGCATCGTAATCAGGCATGCCGACCATCAGGCGCATCGCCTGGCCGAGATACCGCCCTGCTTGCCGAAGATCGCTGAACATGGCCGACTCCTGGTTCTCGTGCTCAATGACCCGAGCGCACTGCCGCGCCGCCGCCCGTGGGCATCGGTTCGAACGGCGTTTCGCGCACCGTCGGCCTCGCCTCGCGGCGCGCGCGCAGCACGGCCAGCACGGCATAGACCGCGATGCTCACCACGACGAACATGAAAAGACCGGCCAGCGCGGCATCGATGTAATCGTTGAAGATGATGCGCTGCATCTCCGGCAACGACTTCGCCGGCGCCATCACCTTGCCTGCCTCGAACGCGTCGCGCAGCTTGCCGGCATGCGCGAGGAAGCCGACCTTCGGATTCGCGTCGAAGATCTTCTGCCAGCCGGCAGTCAGCGTGCAGATGAGCAACCACACCGTCGGCACAATCGTCACCCACGCGAAACGCTCGCGCTTCATCTTGAACAGCACGACGGTGCCGAGCGTCAGCGCAATGCCCGCGAGCATCTGGTTCGAGATGCCGAAGAGCGGCCACAGCGTATTGATGCCGCCGAACGGATCTACCACGCCCTGATACAGGAAGTAGCCCCACGCCGCGACGCACAAGCCGGTCGCGACGAG is a window encoding:
- the ispH gene encoding 4-hydroxy-3-methylbut-2-enyl diphosphate reductase, yielding MRIILAQPRGFCAGVVRAIEIVDRALERHGAPVYVRHEIVHNRHVVDNLRGKGARFVEELDEVPQGAVAIFSAHGVAHSVERDAEARGLDVLDATCPLVTKVHVQGRQYVSQGRTLILIGHAGHPEVEGTIGQIPGKVVLVQSEAEVDTMSLPPDTPVAYVTQTTLSVDDTRGIIDALQRRFSDIVGPDTRDICYATQNRQAAVRELSTQVDVLLVVGATNSSNSNRLREIGTESGVPSYLVADGSEIKPEWFAHAQTVGITAGASAPEEMVEHVIDALRAFGHVEVTTMNGREEKVEFKLPAKLLQPLAALSATATATAIREE
- the hpnH gene encoding adenosyl-hopene transferase HpnH → MSIPMLQKVRVGAYIARQHFSRNKRYPLALMLEPLFRCNLACNGCGKIDYPDPILNQRLSLEECLGAVDECGAPVVSIAGGEPLLHKEMPQIVKGIIARKKFVYLCTNALLMEKKMDDYQPSPYFVWSVHLDGDQAMHDHSVSQDGVYEKATKAIREAKRRGFRVNINCTLFNDADPERVAKFFDTLGPMGVDGITVSPGYAYERAPDQQHFLNRDKTKTLFREIFKRGNNGKNWSFSQSAMFLDFLAGNQTYQCTPWGNPARTVFGWQRPCYLLGEGYAKTFKELMETTEWEKYGTGNYEKCADCMVHSGFEATAVMDTVAHPLKALGVSMRGPRTEGAYAKELPIDKQRPAEYVFSKHVEIKLEEIGRAQKNKSSKTAAAAH
- a CDS encoding type II toxin-antitoxin system VapC family toxin; translated protein: MGGVSVIVLDTHTLLWWVSGGALSKQARAAIEKESGERGEIVVSTISAWEIALLVRRGKIGLSMDVGDWIDKVSRIDAVRFMPVDSSIAIKSIDLPGEFHNDPADRLIVATARALAAPIVTRDRLIREYEHVKTIW
- a CDS encoding type II toxin-antitoxin system Phd/YefM family antitoxin — translated: MMSHKRVSKSEFKAKALEYFRLVESTGESMIVTNHGKPVLEVRRYDNSALTPLQELRGSVLFCEDAFEPIGEDDWEAYR
- a CDS encoding YbdD/YjiX family protein, with translation MFSDLRQAGRYLGQAMRLMVGMPDYDAYVTHMQTTHPDKPVMTYAEFFRERQEARYGSGAGKCC